A stretch of Lactuca sativa cultivar Salinas chromosome 6, Lsat_Salinas_v11, whole genome shotgun sequence DNA encodes these proteins:
- the LOC111903307 gene encoding G-type lectin S-receptor-like serine/threonine-protein kinase SD3-1, with translation MRLLPHLHHFASTPHQQIQIISSNQQTSSSLASHSHHSYTHKSTIFFSAFFKLKMLESLFILMDFQIPIKNIKGSAYDSDSYVDGNRKGNNLVSENGIFEFGFFEKDGGEFVVEIRYNLGLKTANLPVWTVGGGVRVPINSTLKLSMDGRLILFENPSNSIVWSSNTSNSGVESVTLLNNGNLVLIDSQNTVIWESFHRPTNTLLPGQFLQYPQNLRPPSTKSITSYYTFVIRPEGIALMWESNITYWKPNLSTSRATIKEVRFDSNGVLGLYDNSNKVIWSISSTDFGDTSVNLRHLRIDQDGNLRIYSWNNVLRSWKVGWQAVEDQCNVFGSCGLYSVCGYNSTGPICGCLYSDSVDEGNSIPSSDSGSGCKKMVDLANCKHHTSMLLMKQTVLYGLYPPHDIDMMLSEESCKEYCSNDTTCLALTSKNDGSGLCTLKRTGFISGSTGPSIPSTSFLKVCLVPQAVATKGGNPNAAPKSISFPFQGNYRKVIGAIAFVILVTVSVILGIQMFTLLFVYHKRRKNSEKIVIGAKTNLNNIALVRLSFKEVEELTSGFSTPLGSSVFKGVLPEKMAVVVKVVEGTVVSEKDFVKATAVLGGTHHRNLVSVKGFCFEPKQKVVLIYEYISNGSADKWVFEDQIERNWQKRVDIALGVTRALAYLHTECQLCIPHGNLKLENVLFDERMVPKLTDFGIKSFLCSSSSSSSNQSPSEEDIYMLGKLLIEIVLCGRDAAGDYSLDQVMEKVIIEQKYLDNEDLSGVERVVRIALWCMQNQPFLRPSVGEVMKVLEGTLSVDRPPSSFAYRYGDDTEKEVVVGEIESGS, from the exons ATGCGTCTCTTGCCCCACTTACATCACTTTGCATCCACACCACAccaacaaatacaaataatctCTTCAAACCAACAAACCTCATCTTCTCTTGCTTCCCATTCCCATCACTCATATACCCACAAAAGCACAATATTTTTTTCTgctttctttaagctaaaaatgTTGGAATCTTTGTTTATTCTCATGGATTTTCAGATACCCATCAAGAATATCAAAG GGTCTGCTTATGATTCTGATAGTTATGTCGATGGTAATCGTAAAGGTAACAACTTGGTCTCTGAAAATGGGATTTTCGAATTTGGGTTTTTCGAGAAAGATGGTGGCGAATTCGTAGTCGAGATTAGGTACAATTTAGGTCTCAAAACAGCAAATTTGCCTGTTTGGACTGTTGGTGGTGGTGTTAGGGTTCCAATCAATTCTACATTGAAACTTTCCATGGATGGGAGACTGATCTTGTTCGAAAACCCTAGTAATTCCATAGTTTGGAGTAGTAATACTTCAAATTCAGGAGTTGAATCCGTCACCCTCTTGAACAACGGCAATCTGGTTCTAATCGACAGTCAAAATACAGTCATTTGGGAAAGCTTTCACCGGCCGACCAACACCTTGCTCCCCGGCCAATTTCTCCAGTACCCACAAAACCTCCGACCCCCTTCCACAAAATCGATTACCAGTTACTACACATTTGTAATCCGTCCAGAAGGGATCGCTTTAATGTGGGAAAGCAACATCACTTACTGGAAACCCAATTTGAGCACTTCACGTGCAACAATCAAAGAAGTTCGATTCGATTCAAATGGCGTTTTGGGTCTATACGATAATAGTAATAAAGTTATTTGGTCAATATCAAGTACCGATTTTGGTGACACTTCTGTGAATTTAAGGCATCTTAGAATCGATCAAGATGGGAACTTGAGAATATATTCATGGAATAATGTTCTTCGTTCTTGGAAAGTTGGTTGGCAAGCTGTAGAAGATCAATGCAACGTGTTTGGTTCTTGTGGGTTATACAGCGTTTGTGGGTATAATTCCACCGGCCCCATTTGTGGTTGTTTGTATTCCGATTCCGTAGACGAGGGGAATTCCATTCCTTCATCTGATTCCGGTTCCGGGTGCAAGAAAATGGTTGATTTAGCAAACTGTAAACATCATACAAGCATGTTGTTAATGAAACAAACCGTTCTCTATGGATTATACCCTCCTCATGATATCGATATGATGTTGAGTGAAGAATCTTGTAAAGAATATTGCTCAAATGACACCACGTGTTTAGCACTAACTTCAAAGAATGATGGGTCGGGTTTATGCACTTTGAAAAGAACCGGGTTTATTAGTGGATCTACAGGCCCTTCAATCCCTTCAACTTCATTCTTGAAGGTTTGTTTAGTCCCACAGGCGGTTGccaccaagggtggcaaccctaatgCCGCCCCTAAATCAATATCTTTCCCATTTCAAGGTAACTATAGAAAGGTTATAGGGGCAATTGCTTTTGTAATTTTAGTGACAGTTTCGGTTATTTTAGGGATTCAGATGTTTACCCTTTTGTTTGTTTATCATAAAAGGCGAAAAAACTCTGAGAAGATAGTTATAGGGGCTAAAACAAACCTTAATAATATTGCACTTGTTCGATTATCTTTCAAGGAAGTGGAAGAACTCACTTCGGGATTTTCAACTCCTCTTGGGTCTTCAGTGTTCAAAGGGGTACTACCGGAAAAAATGGCAGTGGTGGTGAAGGTGGTGGAGGGAACGGTGGTGTCGGAGAAGGATTTTGTGAAGGCGACAGCAGTCTTGGGTGGCACCCACCACCGGAATTTAGTGTCTGTAAAAGGGTTTTGCTTTGAGCCGAAACAGAAGGTGGTGTTAATTTATGAATATATCTCAAATGGGTCTGCTGACAAATGGGTATTTGAGGATCAAATTGAAAGAAATTGGCAAAAAAGAGTTGATATTGCTCTTGGGGTTACACGTGCTCTTGCGTATCTACACACTGAATGTCAATTATGCATTCCTCATGGAAATTTGAAGCTTGAAAATGTGTTGTTTGATGAAAGAATGGTTCCAAAATTGACCGATTTTGGGattaaaagttttttgtgttcATCTTCATCGTCTTCATCAAACCAGTCTCCATCAGAGGAAGATATTTACATGCTTGGGAAACTGTTGATTGAGATTGTGTTGTGTGGTAGGGATGCAGCAGGAGATTATAGTTTGGATCAAGTGATGGAGAAAGTGATTATAGAACAGAAGTATTTAGATAATGAGGATTTGAGTGGAGTTGAAAGAGTGGTGAGGATAGCTTTGTGGTGTATGCAAAATCAGCCATTTTTGagaccttcggttggtgaagtgatGAAGGTGTTGGAAGGTACTCTTTCTGTTGATAGACCACCATCGAGTTTTGCTTATAGATATGGTGATGATACGGAGAAGGAAGTTGTTGTAGGGGAAATAGAGTCGGGATCTTAG
- the LOC111903308 gene encoding annexin D5, protein MATLTVPPTPFSPHDDAIHLYKAFKGFGCDTAAVINILAHRDATQRAHIQHEFQRMYSEDILKRLSSELSGKLETAVLLWMHDPAGRDAIILKQALTKDFINLEAVTDVICSRTPSQIQTLKQIYHSTFGTYLEKDIEIQASGDHEKILLALISKPRYEGMEVDRDMAAKDAKELYKAGEKKLGTDEKVFVHIFSERSKAHLVAINSFYHDMYGGSLKKAIKSETSGLFERALLTILQCAENPAKYFAKVLNKAMKGLGTDDTTLIRVIVTRTEIDMQYIKSEYHKKYKKTLNDAVKSETSGNYQTFLLSLLGPNH, encoded by the exons ATGGCGACTCTCACAGTTCCTCCGACACCGTTTTCTCCCCACGACGATGCCATTCATTTATATAAAGCTTTCAAAG GATTTGGATGCGATACTGCGGCAGTGATTAACATTCTTGCGCATCGAGATGCAACGCAAAGGGCGCATATCCAGCATGAATTCCAGAGGATGTATTCCGAAGATATTCTTAAACGTTTGTCTTCTGAACTTAGTGGCAAATTAGAG ACTGCAGTTTTGCTTTGGATGCATGATCCAGCAGGAAGAGATGCCATTATATTAAAGCAGGCATTGACCAAAGATTTCATTAATCTTGAAGCTGTAACTGATGTCATATGCTCTCGAACTCCTTCCCAGATACAAACTCTCAAGCAAATTTATCACTCAACTTTCGGGACTTACCTTGAAAAAGACATTGAAATTCAAGCTTCCGGGGACCACGAAAAG ATATTGCTTGCTTTAATAAGCAAACCACGTTATGAAGGAATGGAAGTTGATAGGGACATggctgcaaaagatgcaaaggagTTGTACAAGGCTGGCGAAAAGAAATTAGGAACCGATGAGAAGGTGTTTGTGCACATTTTCAGTGAAAGAAGTAAAGCACATTTGGTTGCTATAAACTCATTCTACCATGACATGTATGGAGGGTCTCTAAAAAAG GCCATAAAAAGTGAAACTTCGGGATTATTTGAACGCGCACTTTTGACAATCTTACAATGTGCTGAAAATCCCGCAAAGTATTTTGCAAAG GTGTTAAATAAGGCGATGAAAGGCTTGGGGACTGATGACACGACCCTTATAAGGGTGATAGTGACAAGAACTGAGATCGATATGCAATATATAAAGTCTGAGTACCATAAAAAGTACAAGAAAACTTTGAATGATGCGGTCAAATCCGAAACATCGGGCAATTACCAGACATTCCTTCTCTCTCTTCTTGGCCCAAATCACTAG